DNA sequence from the Falco peregrinus isolate bFalPer1 chromosome 1, bFalPer1.pri, whole genome shotgun sequence genome:
TCACCTGAGGAGCACTGGTGCAGCAGATGGTGCCACCGCGGGGGACCTGCGGACTGAGTGCGCCTTTGAGGCAGGCGCCCCATCCCCCAGCGAGGCAGAAGCCCCTGCACCAGCATCCCCCGAGCAGGTGAAGAGCGAGCAGGGCTTCGCCTGGCAGGAGCCAGGGGAGCTGGAGGCGGAGGCGACTGGTGCCACCAGCGAGCGCAACAAGAAGGCACAGCTGGACCGACTGGACATCAACGTGCAGATCGATGACTCCTACCTGGTGGAAGCTGGGGACCGCCAGAAGCGCTGGCAGTGCCGCATGTGTGAGAAGTCCTACACCTCCAAGTACAACCTGGTGACCCACATCCTGGGCCACAACGGCATCAAGCCCCACTCCTGCCCCCACTGCAACAAGCTCTTCAAGCAGCCCAGTCACCTGCAGACCCACCTGCTGACCCACCAGGGCACACGGCCCCACAAGTGTGAGGTGTGCAGCAAGGCTTTCACCCAGACCAGCCACCTGAAGCGGCACATGCTGCTGCACACCGACATCAAGCCCTACAGCTGCCGCTTCTGCGGCCGGGGCTTCGCCTACCCCAGCGAGCTGAAGGCACACGAGGTGAAGCATGAGAGCGGCCGCTGCCACGTCTGTGTGGAGTGCGGGCTGGACTTCTCCACGCTCACCCAGCTGAAGCGGCACCTCTCCACGCACCAGGGCCCCACGCTGTACCAGTGCTTGGAGTGCAGCAAGTCCTTCCACTACCGCAGCCAGCTGCAGAACCACATGCTGAAGCACCAGAACGTCCGGCCTTTCGTCTGCACCGAGTGTGGGATGGAGTTCAGCCAGATCCACCACCTCAAGCAGCACTCCCTCACGCACAAGGTAGGGGCCGGGGCATCCATGGGATGCTGCCCTTGCCATGCTTGGAGGAGATGTGCCAGCTCTGGATGTGGGTGTTGGGCGAGAGGGGTGTCCTGGTGCCCCAGAGTCCTGACCAGCCCTGGGAGACGGGTGGTGCGGGTGGGCAGAGGTGGTTGGCATTTGCTAGGGGTCATTAATTAGCAGTGAAAATGCATCGTTACGGGCAGGGTCCCCAAGGCTGTCCAGCCTCCTTTCTTCCTGGACGTTGCCACCCTCAGGGAGGGGGTCCtcagacctgctgctgcagcaggatgaCTTGGGGGACCCTGGCCACATGCTGCCACGGCCCCTCCCGGCGGGCTGTGAAAGAGGGGTTTGCCCTTTCTCAGGGCGTTCTTTCAAGGGGGAGCAGTTGGCCTGAGCAGGAGAGCGGAGCCGGGTCTCACAGCTCTGCTTAGAGCGGGTCTGGCCacgctccctgcagcccacctcCCACACGCTGCTGGGCTCGGGCAGGGCTCTCAAACATACCCCACGCCAAGTCTGCTGCCGTCCGGCAGCcgtgctccccagccagctcctacCCATGGGCGTTGCTTTGTGGAGCTGCTCTCGCTCCAGTGGCACTGACCCGATACCAGTTTTTCCAAGTGTAAATGCATTTCCAGGGTGGGTGAGAAGATGGTGTCTGGGGGTGAGGCAGGATCCTGCCCGCTGCAGGACCCGGCAGGGGAAattaccacacacacaccccccgggCAGCGCAGGGATGGCCCCAGGCTCTTGGTAGGGCCCACTCTGTGCTCACAGAAGGAGCGGGGAGCAGGAAGGGTTCAGCTCAGTTCACCCATGCCCCTTGAGGGGCGCAGGTCCCTGCGCTGCACTGtgcccagcactgctcctgccGGGTCTGTTGGGAGGCCCTGAGCGCTGTGTGCTGGCCCccgctgctgcaggcagagccctgcctgctgctgctctgccctctgccCACGGCTGTCCTGACGCCTTGCAGGGTGTGAAGGAGTTCAAGTGCGAGGTGTGCGGGCGGGAGTTTACCCTGCAAGCCAACATGAAGCGGCACATGCTGATCCACACCAGCGTCCGTCCCTACCAGTGTCACATCTGCTTCAAGACGTTTGTGCAGAAGCAGACGCTCAAGACCCACATGATTGTGCACTCACCGGTGAAGCCGTTCAAATGCAAGGTACCGTCAGGGATGCAGGGGGGGGGATTTGGCAGATCTGGGATAGGGGTTAGCACAGGTCCTGGTGCCCTGTGCTCCCGCAGAAACCTGGCCAGGCTGGGTTGAGTCCTCGGTCACAGGAAAGCAGTTTTGTGATGCCTCCCTCTGTTCGCTCAGGCAAACAGCTGGTCCGGACGCATTGCTCAGAGCTGCGCAgcggggagcagctgctgcgggcagggcaTGGGCGCCGCTAGTAGGGAAGGACAGTTCTCTCTGATCAGTGCTGGAGCTTCCAGCGACaccagcacagcatccctgaGGCCTCCCActgcagagggggaggagggaggcagcccCCATACCCTTGGAAGTTGCTGGGAGCAGTGGGGGGGACCCCGGGGGAAGGCCTGCTCTGAAAAGCCCTACAGCTGCACCGGCTGATTCCCTTtgccgggggcggccgcgggagAGCCCTTGCTGACCCCAGGAACGCTGCCCACAGGTCTGCGGGAAGTCCTTCAACCGCATGTACAACCTGCTGGGCCACATGCACCTGCATGCGGGGAGCAAGCCCTTCAAGTGTCCCTACTGCTCCAGCAAGTTCAACCTGAAGGGCAACCTGAGCCGGCACATGAAGGTCAAGCACGGGGTGATGGACATCAGCCTGGACAGCCAAGGTAGGtggctccagcagagctggagctccTGGGGAGCTTTGGGCTCCACATGGGAGCTGCCTGTGGAGTGACAGAGGTGCTGTTGGACCTGGACCTTCATTGGTTGTCCCTGTGCTGAATCCTAGATCCCATGATGGACCTGGCCGGGGCTGACCACGCCGAGCTGGATGGGCAGCAGGAGATGGATGACTTCGAAGAGGAGAACTCTTATGGCTACGGGGGGGTGGGCAACCCTCCGGATGAGCATGCCCTGACTGAGCAGGCCATGAAGGAGATGGCATACTACAACATGTTGTAGCCGAGGCTGGAGGAAGCTGGTGGGGGCCTGCGTGAACTTTGCGTGGTAAGAGGAGCTgctgccggggggctgcggcacCCAGCCAGACCTGCAGCACCGCCCCCGGAGAGGAGGGGGGGCTCCAGCTGAGCTtggtgaaggagaaaagagggatGTCCAGAAACCTTTGCTGGGGTGAAGGCGGGAGCAGAAGCTGGAGGTGGCACAGAGGAGCTGTCGCTGCCTGCCATGGGCATGCTGGGCTCCAGGCCGCTGCCAGACCCTTGCAGAGCCTCAGTGGAGCTCTCGCCATCGCTGGGGTCCTTCCCTCTGGACCCCTTCCACCACCCCTGGAGAGGGAGCACGGAGCTATGCAccggctgcctgcagctctcctgcccgGCACTGAGCTCCCCTGGCTCCACTCCTGCCCACCCGCCCGCCTGCCCCACCACGCGGTGGCACGTCAGGACCTTGCCCCTGTCTTCGCCCTCGCCTGCACTTCAGTGTCCGGGGCACTtgaagctgcaggcaggggaaggcaCGTCCCAGAAGATGATGAGCATTACTAATTATTCTACCTCCTGGGTCCTCCCCCacggctgtgctggggctgcagcccggccagccccctgctccccccaagCGCCCCGTGGGGCAGAAGCCCCTCAGCCCGCGGGAGGAGGTGGGTTTGTGTTTCTTGCCCTTCCCAGTCTCCCGGGCAGGCGAGAGCTGTCCCGCTTGCtctggcactggctgcaagCTGGCACGGGCGAAGCTGTGGCAGCCTGCGTGAGGCCACGGGGCACAtacaaaacagaatattttcttacaaaCTAATGGCGAAGctcagaggaagcagcagctctgggtatAAAGCAACTGTAGCGAGCTGTGTATTTAAAGGAAGGCAAACCCTGCTCAACTTGAGCAAATGATGgtattttgaaagtaatttatttttttcagatgtgccGCGTGGTTGGATTTATCTTTTCACCGAGTTATTTCCTTCAACCAATGTGCTTTGTAAACCTGTGTAACGTGTGTGGTCTGTGCGCAGGGAGCGGTGATGCTGtgcgggggggaaggggttgAGGACCAGAGCAGGGTCCCACCACCCGTGGGGCAGCCAAGCACTAACGAACCACAGCCACTCTCTGTGCTGCCAGTGCCCCCTCCTTGacgtccccccaccccccaccccccggctgCTTTGGGGCTCAGGAAAAGGCTTTGGCAGGCAGTGATGTGGGTTTGcaccctctgctcccagggtgctgtgctgggggggagAAAGTagctggggcagcagtgggTCTGGGACCACCACCCTggctctcctccctccctgctgtggggcagggggtgggcagctcccacagcatcacTCCCCACACGTGCCCGGTGCCAGGTGGGCACCAGTACCccctgggaggctgcagcaagCCCAGGACCTGGGGTCCACTGGCACAGGGTCTGGGACAGTGCAGGTCCCACCatgctccccagggcagggcacaTCTACCCCATCCCCAAAAGCCCCAGGCTGGCTCTGGGGGGGTGGCACCACTCAGCCCTCCGTGCCCCCAGCACCAACTTCCCTTTCCTCTAGCCTCGGGGCAGGATGGAGCTGGCTGCAGTGTGCCAgcccaggccccctcctgccctgcggcagtgctgccccctccccacagcccccacacACGCTACCTCAGTCCCGTTACCAAAAAGCTGCGACGCATGTCCCCCCCTCCATGCCAGGCGAGGCCGAGCCCAGGGGACCTTCACCACTGCCAGGAGGCAGCTGTGGTACCAGGCTTTGCCCTGTGGGATGAGGTGGGGGGTCTcgtgccagcagcccctcaTGCTggcatgcccccccccccccccgcataCACAGAGCATTCAGCCACCCCTTGTGCAAAGCCCTActgtgttttggttggttttttttatctccttggTTTGAAGAGTTGTTTAGCAATAATTCTAATAAATGCATATTCtttagctgctggctgcctcctgtggctgcccccccacccccccccccatgctcACGCCACGAGAGCCGTGCCACCACCACATGCCGCTGGCCAGTGAGGTGTTTAATGGCTGCTGGCACCACGAGGTGGGAGGGTACATGGATCGGTGTGGaacagccccccaccccagttccccccccctccccagttccTACACAACCCTGCTAGAAAGGCTTTAAAAACACTCGTAAGAAAACTGCttataaaaattattccaaCTGTTCCTGAGCCGTGTCGGTGAGCCAGCAGTGGGGGCGGGTCCCCATCCATCTGGGTGACACCAGGGATgggtgccccctgccctgccgtcCCACTACTGTTTGCCCAGGGCCTTGTCCAAGTTGTTCTTGATGGCGTCGAGGAAGTCAGTGGTGTTCACAAAGTGCTCATTCAGCTTCACACTGCAGGGGGAGGACagagaggggctggaggggtCCCACAGCCTTGGAGGGGGGTACCCTGCCCActcccaccacaggcagcagccagcctggctgcagggcagagctggggctggcagcactgccctgggCGCGGGACGtggcccctgcccagccacaggCACAGCCCGACCCCACGAGCTGTAAATAGACACCCCAAGTCCCCAGGGACAGTCTGGAGGCCAGCAGCCACCCTGCATGGCCAGCCTGCCATCGTGGCAAGCGGCTCCCCCTCACTGCTCCGCCCCGGGAGCCACACGTACTTGGCGAGACCATGGATGCAGCCAGCGAGGTCCTTCGTCATTGTCCCGCTCTCCACCGTTTCTATGCAGACCTTCTCCAGCGTCTGAGCAAacctggggacagcaggacaGCACACGGCTCTAGCAAAGCCAGCACCTCACCGGCACCCTGTGCTGTGGACCCCGGCACTGCTGCGGCCGGGGTGGTTGGCACcaggggtggctgctggcaacaccccccaccctggAGTACCCAAACCCTGCTCACTTGATGAGCTCCGGGTTACTGTCCAGCTTGCCCCGGTGCTCCAGGCCACGCGTCCAGGCGAAGATGCTGGCGATGGGGTTCGTGCTGGTGGGTCGTCCCTGAATGGAGAGAGCGCTCAGTGCCTGGGGCGGGCAGCACGCGGGCAGCTCACCGCCAACATAGGGCACCCACCTTCTGATGCTCCCGGTAGTGGCGGGTGACGGTACCGTGGGCTGCCTCAGCCTCGATGGTCTTCCCGTCCGGACACACCAGGACAGAGGTCATCAGCCCCAGGGAGCCAAAGCCTGTGGCAGGACGAGGTCAGGGTGGCCCTGGGAGGGGGGGTGCATGCAGCCCACCCTAACCTGCCCCACACCACactctcccaccaccccaccttGGGCCAGGATGTCTGACTGGACGTCCCCATCATAGTTCTTGCATGCCCAGACAAAGCCGCCAGAAGACTTCAGCACCTGGGCCACCATGTCATCGATGAGCCGGTGCTCATACCAGATCTTCAGCTTGTCAAACTCTGTCTTGTAGTGCCTGGGAGCCCAGGGAGGGGAGCGTCAGCCGTACCTGGCCGAGTCCCAGCGTCACCCCTGGGCAATGCCCCGCCCAGGAGGGGCAGCCAGCCTCGCCCAGGCATCTCTGCCCCAGCCTGAGCTCCGCCAAGTCCATACTTATCGAAGATCTCCTGGAAGATGTCTTTGAAGCGCCCATCGTAGGCTTTGAGGATGGTGTTCTTGGTGCTCATGTAGAGAGGCCACTTCTTCTGAATGGCGTACTGGAAGCAGCTGTGAGCAAAGCCCGAGATGGACTGCAAGGGAAATGCACAGACCCCTGTGGGACCCCTGTCCCACCAGCCTGGCCAGGTCCACCATAGATGGCAGGTCATGCTGCTCCACGGGGacctctcctgctgcccccagcccaccctgtTACCTCATCCGTGTTGTACATGCCCATGCCCACGCCGCCGCCGGGGAAGTTGTACACCTCCCACTCCTTCACCCCGCTGCCATCCTTCGGTGTGAAGACCATCTTGAACGTGCCAGACTTGCCCACCACAAAGTCGGTGGCTTTGTACTGCaaggggcagggcagagggttGGGCAGGGTCTGACAGGAGCTGCCAGACACCCCCACGCCGCAGGCAGCCGCTGCAGGGGGCTCACCTGGTCACCATGGGCATGCCTGCCGATGGTGATGGGCTTGGTCCAGCCAGGCACCAGGCGGGGGATGTTCTTGCAGATGATGGGCTCCCGGAAAACCGTCCCCCCCAGGATGTTTCGGATGGTGCCATTGGGGCTCTTCCACATCTTCTTCAGCTTAAACTCTGTAGCACACAGAGGTGAGGCCCCCGAGGGACACCCCCgggccaggcacagccccagcagtcaccccagcccctgcttgcccgCCTCCGCTCCTCCGTGCCATGGGCTGCTGCCAGAGTGCCACTGCCCGGCCAGCCAAGGAAAGGGGCAGCCACCACGGGCTCGTGACTGGCACTGGGCAGAGGCCAgtctgtccccagccctgcacctgTGGGGTCCCCACAGCACCCCGAGCACCCCAGGGTGGTGAGggggcccccagcccaggcagcagtgcagcccCTGATGCACCAGAAACCTGAGCCAGCTGGGGGGGAGGCACTGCTGACCCGGCAAGGCTGGGCACACAcggggggctcagcaccccacggggctgccagcaccacccCCACCGTggcccctcaccccctgcccaccTTCCACCCGGGCTTCATCCGGCGTGATGGTGGCACACTTCACAGCCACGCTGTACTTCTGGGTGGCCAGCGCCGAGTCGATGGTGACCTGATCGTCTGTCTTGTCCCGGTGTGGCAGACCCAGGTCAAAATACTTCAGCTGGACGTCCACGTTGGGCAGGATGAGCTGGGGGGTCCCGGGAAAGCATCAGAGCAGGGGGACAGTGTGGGGTGCCCAgggaacagccccagccctgagcccagcCATGGCTGCCTGCTCGGGACGGTCCCCCCTGCTCAGGACAGTCCCCCCTGCCTGGGACCTCCCCACTTCCAGGTCCTGCCGGAAGCTGTGCTGACTTCGCCACCTGCTTCCTGACTGACAGAGGACGGACGGGCGGACAGAGGACGGATGGAGGGACAGGGAGGGCAGCGCACAGGGACTGCCCTTCCCCTGTACAACAGCCACCTGTTCCCCTCTACAACACCCGCCAGCTCCACTGGTGCACCAGCCGCCTGTGCGCCAGGCGGGACCCCCGTTACCTTCTCCTTGATGAAGGCCCAGATGATCCGTGTCATCTCATCTCCGTCCATCTCCACCACCGGGTTGGCCACCTTGATCCGCTTGTCGGCATCTGGGGAGTGGTGGCATGGCGTTAGGGGcgcacagccagccccacagctctgcaccctgGCGTGGGGCCAGGAGATGTCCCGTGGGGACCACGAGGCCCCGCTGGGCAGGGGTCAGGTGCCACCCGTGCAGGAATGGGTGCAAGTCGGGGTGCAAACCCCTCTGGGATTTAGGCCAGTTCATGATGCCAACCCTGCGTGGGGCAGGGCTTGGGTGCAGGTCAGGGTGCACACAAGGTGCTCCCCTCATGTGGCAGTGGACTGCACACCCTTCTCAGGGCAGACCCGGGTGCAAAGCCCCACGTGAGACCCGGACGAGGACTGCATGCAAACCCCTCCTGGGCCAGACCCAGCCCGGGACTGGGACCAGGAGCAAACGCCTCTCAGCACTGGACCTGGATGCAGGCTGGGCTGCAAATCCCTGTACGGGACCGGGACCAGGAGCAAACCCCTCTGGGTGCCAAGCCTGGCCGTGGGTCGGGCTGCAAAATGCCATGTGGGACCTGGACCAGAGGCAACCCCCCCCCAGGGTGGGACCTGGGTGCAGTTAGGCTGCAAAACTCTACGTGGGACCGGGACGAGGAGCAAACCCTTCTGAGTGCCAAGCTGGGTGGCAAAACCTCACGTGAGACCGGGACCAGGAACAAGCTCGTCCAGGGTCAAAGCCAGTGCGAGCCGCGGCGCAAAATCCCACGTGGAACCGGCACCGGGAGCAAACCCCCTCCTGGGGGCTAAACCCGGCAGAGGGTCGGGCTGCAAACCCCCACGTGGAGCCAGGACCGGGAGCAAAGCCCCGCGCGCCTCCGTCAGCGGGAGCAAAGCCCCCCACTCCCCGGGACGGGCTCTAAGCCGGGGGCCGGATCCAGGTGCAAAATCCCGTCGTcccccccgaaaaaaaaaaacccagaaacccGAGCGGTCCCAGCGTGCAGACCCCTCGGTGGGGCCGGGACTGGTGCAAGCCCCACTCGGGGCGGGAGCGGCCGCCCTCTCCGTCCCCAAGGGCACGAGcccccccctgccacccccccaaGGTCACCCCCCACTCACAGTGCCGGCGCTGCCCCACGgaggcggcggggagggggcagcgggcCAGGCGGCTCAGCGCCGGGGCGGCGCGGAGGTAGCGGGCGGCCATGGCGGGGCGCGACGGGGCGGACGCGCCgggggcggcggagcggggaCGCGGTTCGCTCCGCCCCGGGGCGGTGCgtgccccggccccccccgtGGGGCCCTGCGCAGGGCCCCCCGTGGGGATCCCGGGCCTcggcttcccccccacccccccatcacGCAGCGCACCCCATCCGCAAAACACCCACGGGGGTGATGCTCTCCGAGAGGTCGCGAGGCGGAAGGGTGCCCCCCTGTTCCGCGGgtgggtgggggcgggggggagatGCCACTTGCTGGGTGCAGCCGGTGCCAAAGCACAAGGTGACCGGCGAGCCCGGAATCAGCTTTCACCGGGGTCCTGGGAGCAGGCGTCGGGCGGGCACGCAAGGTCGTGTCCCCCGCCCCCGCGTGCATCCCGCTCCCCCCGGGTTCTCCTCGGCGTGGGGTGTGAGGAGCGGGAGGGTCTGCGGTTGTCCCTGTTCCTAGTAAAGGAGCAAAGAGCAAAGGGACATcgccccccccagcacctcagGGTCGGGGACACGCTGCCCGCTGAGGCCAGGCCTTGGACCCAGCTCAGGCTTTCCCTACATAGAAGCGAGTGATCCTGCACGTTGCCAGCGCGTGACTCAGGGCAGCTGGAC
Encoded proteins:
- the ZNF710 gene encoding zinc finger protein 710 isoform X2 yields the protein MDRFTECGTQTDAVVVLSLAQAAVLGLVSENELLGATVSPSGFFPGLGGELPDTAAVEPGEPEGECRLEGEGQVPGDGQDEDALEAESSLEKHARRRKRPPVRLVPKVKCEKAEAEDDVLYEVSIPGDEEGEQQRSHQSDLQDPSQEQTVQSSAVKMIDLGTFGRKPRRLRHLRRHAHQELEGTERHLRSTGAADGATAGDLRTECAFEAGAPSPSEAEAPAPASPEQVKSEQGFAWQEPGELEAEATGATSERNKKAQLDRLDINVQIDDSYLVEAGDRQKRWQCRMCEKSYTSKYNLVTHILGHNGIKPHSCPHCNKLFKQPSHLQTHLLTHQGTRPHKCEVCSKAFTQTSHLKRHMLLHTDIKPYSCRFCGRGFAYPSELKAHEVKHESGRCHVCVECGLDFSTLTQLKRHLSTHQGPTLYQCLECSKSFHYRSQLQNHMLKHQNVRPFVCTECGMEFSQIHHLKQHSLTHKGVKEFKCEVCGREFTLQANMKRHMLIHTSVRPYQCHICFKTFVQKQTLKTHMIVHSPVKPFKCKVCGKSFNRMYNLLGHMHLHAGSKPFKCPYCSSKFNLKGNLSRHMKVKHGVMDISLDSQDPMMDLAGADHAELDGQQEMDDFEEENSYGYGGVGNPPDEHALTEQAMKEMAYYNML
- the ZNF710 gene encoding zinc finger protein 710 isoform X1, which translates into the protein MRGTRSTAHAAVGGDANDHDSVGRRREMDRFTECGTQTDAVVVLSLAQAAVLGLVSENELLGATVSPSGFFPGLGGELPDTAAVEPGEPEGECRLEGEGQVPGDGQDEDALEAESSLEKHARRRKRPPVRLVPKVKCEKAEAEDDVLYEVSIPGDEEGEQQRSHQSDLQDPSQEQTVQSSAVKMIDLGTFGRKPRRLRHLRRHAHQELEGTERHLRSTGAADGATAGDLRTECAFEAGAPSPSEAEAPAPASPEQVKSEQGFAWQEPGELEAEATGATSERNKKAQLDRLDINVQIDDSYLVEAGDRQKRWQCRMCEKSYTSKYNLVTHILGHNGIKPHSCPHCNKLFKQPSHLQTHLLTHQGTRPHKCEVCSKAFTQTSHLKRHMLLHTDIKPYSCRFCGRGFAYPSELKAHEVKHESGRCHVCVECGLDFSTLTQLKRHLSTHQGPTLYQCLECSKSFHYRSQLQNHMLKHQNVRPFVCTECGMEFSQIHHLKQHSLTHKGVKEFKCEVCGREFTLQANMKRHMLIHTSVRPYQCHICFKTFVQKQTLKTHMIVHSPVKPFKCKVCGKSFNRMYNLLGHMHLHAGSKPFKCPYCSSKFNLKGNLSRHMKVKHGVMDISLDSQDPMMDLAGADHAELDGQQEMDDFEEENSYGYGGVGNPPDEHALTEQAMKEMAYYNML
- the IDH2 gene encoding isocitrate dehydrogenase [NADP], mitochondrial, whose product is MAARYLRAAPALSRLARCPLPAASVGQRRHYADKRIKVANPVVEMDGDEMTRIIWAFIKEKLILPNVDVQLKYFDLGLPHRDKTDDQVTIDSALATQKYSVAVKCATITPDEARVEEFKLKKMWKSPNGTIRNILGGTVFREPIICKNIPRLVPGWTKPITIGRHAHGDQYKATDFVVGKSGTFKMVFTPKDGSGVKEWEVYNFPGGGVGMGMYNTDESISGFAHSCFQYAIQKKWPLYMSTKNTILKAYDGRFKDIFQEIFDKHYKTEFDKLKIWYEHRLIDDMVAQVLKSSGGFVWACKNYDGDVQSDILAQGFGSLGLMTSVLVCPDGKTIEAEAAHGTVTRHYREHQKGRPTSTNPIASIFAWTRGLEHRGKLDSNPELIKFAQTLEKVCIETVESGTMTKDLAGCIHGLANVKLNEHFVNTTDFLDAIKNNLDKALGKQ